The following coding sequences are from one Kallotenue papyrolyticum window:
- the glmU gene encoding bifunctional UDP-N-acetylglucosamine diphosphorylase/glucosamine-1-phosphate N-acetyltransferase GlmU, which produces MTTTSPRLGVAILAAGEGTRMRSRLPKILHLLAGKPLVEHVLDLAAALGAARTVLVLAPDTLDHLRARWGERYGYAVQRERLGTGHALLQARPLLEGQVERVLVLYGADPLLRPASVQRLLAALDQPGVVGAIATFRPADPSGYGRILRDADGRVCGIVEERDATPEQRQIGEVNQGVAAYRADWLWPHLERLTPSPVKGEYYLTDLVAMAVAERGPGAIAAVELADATEALGINDRLELAQAEAIMRRRILERLMRNGVTVLDPEHTYVETQVEVGPDTILLPGTMLKGTTRIGSECVIGPHTVIENAHIGDRCVIKASFVEEAIIEADSDVGPMAHLRPGAHIGPRVHIGNFAEVNRSRLHPGVKQGHFSYIGDAEVGPNTNIGAGTITANYGDKRAEPGVRKHKTRIGANVKIGSDTMLVAPVVVGDGAITGAGAVVTKDVPAGAVVVGVPARIVEQHGTGTHEHAGE; this is translated from the coding sequence GCATGCGCTCACGCCTGCCGAAGATCCTTCACCTGCTGGCGGGCAAGCCTTTGGTTGAGCATGTGCTCGATCTTGCCGCGGCGCTGGGCGCCGCGCGCACCGTGCTGGTGCTCGCGCCCGATACGCTTGACCACTTGCGCGCACGGTGGGGCGAGCGCTACGGCTATGCTGTGCAGCGCGAGCGCCTGGGCACCGGGCATGCGCTGCTGCAGGCACGGCCCCTGCTGGAGGGGCAGGTCGAGCGCGTGCTGGTGCTCTACGGCGCCGATCCGCTGCTGCGGCCCGCCTCGGTGCAGCGCCTGCTGGCGGCGCTCGATCAGCCGGGAGTGGTCGGCGCGATCGCCACGTTTCGTCCCGCCGATCCGAGCGGCTACGGGCGCATCCTGCGCGATGCTGACGGCCGCGTCTGTGGCATCGTCGAGGAGCGCGATGCCACGCCCGAGCAACGCCAGATCGGCGAAGTCAACCAGGGCGTGGCCGCCTACCGCGCCGACTGGCTCTGGCCGCATCTGGAGCGCCTCACGCCCAGCCCGGTCAAGGGCGAGTACTATCTGACCGATCTGGTGGCCATGGCGGTAGCCGAGCGTGGTCCTGGCGCCATCGCCGCCGTCGAGCTGGCCGATGCCACCGAAGCGCTGGGCATCAACGACCGGCTGGAGCTGGCGCAGGCCGAGGCGATCATGCGCCGCCGCATTCTGGAGCGGCTGATGCGCAACGGCGTGACGGTGCTCGACCCGGAGCATACCTATGTCGAGACGCAGGTCGAGGTCGGCCCGGATACGATCCTGCTGCCCGGTACTATGCTCAAGGGCACGACGCGCATCGGCAGCGAGTGCGTGATCGGGCCGCACACTGTGATCGAGAACGCGCACATCGGCGACCGCTGCGTGATCAAGGCCTCCTTTGTCGAAGAGGCGATCATCGAGGCCGATAGCGATGTCGGGCCGATGGCGCATCTGCGTCCGGGCGCGCACATTGGGCCGCGCGTACATATCGGCAACTTTGCCGAGGTCAACCGCTCGCGGTTGCATCCTGGCGTGAAGCAAGGCCACTTCTCCTACATCGGCGACGCCGAAGTTGGGCCGAACACCAACATCGGCGCGGGCACGATCACAGCCAACTACGGCGATAAACGCGCCGAACCGGGCGTGCGCAAGCACAAAACGCGCATCGGCGCGAACGTCAAGATCGGCTCGGATACGATGCTGGTTGCCCCCGTCGTGGTCGGCGATGGCGCGATCACCGGCGCGGGCGCGGTCGTTACCAAGGACGTGCCGGCTGGGGCGGTGGTGGTCGGTGTGCCGGCGCGGATCGTTGAGCAGCACGGAACAGGCACGCATGAGCACGCGGGCGAGTAA
- a CDS encoding ribose-phosphate diphosphokinase, translating to MEGRLQVFSGNSNIALAREITTHLHLNLGRALVGQFKNGETRVKIEENVRGSDVFVIQSMCAPVDHHLMELLIMIDALRRASARRITAVVPYYGYAKQEKKTTGREPITAKLVANLIATAGADRLLTMDLHAPAIEGFFDIPVDHLQAGPLLVDYMRDKHLSAPVVVSPDAGGVGRANRFRERLGASLAIIAKQRPEPDVSEVIEMVGDVEGKTAIIVDDMISTGGTLVEAARVLQERGARRVFACATHGIFAGAAFDQIADSPLEEIIVTNTIPLPPEAQAARIRTISVAALFAEAIMRIHKDLSLSTLFM from the coding sequence ATGGAAGGGCGATTACAGGTCTTCTCCGGCAACTCCAACATCGCGCTGGCACGGGAGATCACCACGCACCTGCATCTCAACCTGGGCCGCGCGCTGGTGGGCCAGTTCAAAAACGGCGAGACGCGCGTCAAGATCGAAGAGAACGTGCGCGGCTCGGATGTGTTCGTGATCCAGTCGATGTGCGCGCCGGTCGATCATCACCTGATGGAGCTGTTGATCATGATCGACGCGCTGCGGCGCGCCTCGGCGCGGCGCATTACCGCGGTGGTGCCCTACTACGGCTACGCCAAGCAGGAGAAGAAAACCACCGGGCGCGAGCCGATCACCGCCAAGCTGGTCGCCAACCTGATCGCCACAGCGGGCGCCGACCGCCTGCTGACCATGGACCTCCATGCGCCGGCGATCGAGGGTTTTTTCGATATTCCGGTCGATCACCTACAGGCCGGGCCGCTGCTGGTGGACTACATGCGCGACAAGCACTTGTCGGCGCCGGTGGTGGTGTCGCCGGATGCCGGCGGCGTGGGGCGCGCCAATCGCTTCCGCGAGCGGCTGGGCGCTAGTCTGGCGATCATCGCCAAACAGCGACCTGAGCCGGATGTTTCCGAAGTGATCGAGATGGTCGGCGATGTCGAGGGCAAGACCGCGATCATCGTTGACGATATGATCTCTACCGGCGGCACGCTGGTTGAAGCCGCGCGCGTTCTGCAGGAGCGCGGCGCGCGGCGGGTGTTCGCCTGCGCCACACACGGTATCTTTGCCGGCGCGGCCTTTGACCAGATCGCCGACTCGCCGCTGGAGGAGATCATCGTCACCAATACGATCCCGCTGCCGCCCGAGGCGCAGGCGGCGCGGATCCGGACGATCAGTGTGGCGGCGCTGTTTGCCGAGGCGATCATGCGCATCCACAAGGATCTGTCCCTGAGTACGCTGTTTATGTAG
- a CDS encoding hemolysin family protein yields the protein MDPGPTGELLGLLLCFALTAIASAADAALTALSRHRLNLLQAEGRSRARLIAHLLDDPARLKATTLTLDTLAKCAATALALALLAQPLETQSVLLAPPWWQRLLGVILILLLLLILGEALPKLLATAFPDRTALLLARPIYILGLVLTPITALVNLITTPLARMLGVKRGTPLVTEEELKMLVNVGEEEGLIEKEEREMIEGVLLIGDTLVREVMVPRIDIVSLEASSTIRQAVDVVLKEGHSRIPVYSESIDHIVGVLYVRDLLPLLRDGCLDEPIREHLRPAYFVPETMKVDALLADMRTRKVHLAIVVDEYGGTAGLVTIEDLIEEIVGEIQDEYDVEEPLVQQIAPDTWLVDARVLVHDFNDETGLQLTTGEGDTLGGLVYEQLGRIPKPGDRVVVGEVTITVRSVRGLRPDKLEIVHRPVADEEHSLAQELGDARR from the coding sequence TTGGACCCTGGACCTACTGGCGAGCTGCTTGGTCTGCTGCTCTGCTTCGCCCTGACGGCGATCGCATCGGCGGCTGATGCAGCTCTCACCGCACTATCGCGCCACCGGCTCAACCTGTTGCAGGCCGAGGGCCGCTCCCGCGCGCGACTGATTGCCCATCTGCTTGACGATCCGGCGCGTCTCAAGGCCACCACCCTGACGCTGGATACGCTGGCCAAATGCGCGGCGACGGCCCTGGCGCTGGCGCTGCTGGCCCAACCCCTGGAAACGCAGTCCGTGCTGCTGGCGCCGCCATGGTGGCAACGTCTGCTAGGGGTGATCCTCATTCTCTTGCTGCTGTTGATCCTGGGTGAGGCGTTGCCCAAGCTGCTCGCAACCGCCTTTCCGGATCGCACGGCGCTGTTGTTGGCGCGGCCCATCTACATCCTGGGCCTGGTGCTCACACCGATTACGGCGTTGGTCAACCTGATCACAACGCCGCTCGCCCGCATGTTGGGCGTGAAGCGCGGCACGCCGCTGGTGACCGAAGAAGAGCTCAAAATGCTGGTCAACGTCGGCGAGGAAGAAGGCTTGATCGAAAAGGAAGAGCGCGAAATGATCGAGGGCGTGCTGCTGATCGGCGACACGCTGGTGCGCGAAGTCATGGTGCCGCGCATCGACATTGTCTCGCTGGAAGCCAGCAGCACCATCCGTCAGGCGGTGGATGTCGTGCTCAAGGAAGGACACTCGCGCATTCCGGTGTACAGCGAGTCGATCGACCATATCGTCGGCGTGCTGTATGTGCGCGATCTGCTGCCGCTGCTGCGCGACGGCTGCCTGGACGAGCCGATCCGTGAGCATCTGCGTCCGGCCTACTTCGTGCCCGAAACCATGAAAGTTGATGCGCTGCTAGCCGACATGCGCACGCGCAAGGTGCATCTGGCGATCGTGGTGGACGAGTACGGCGGGACCGCCGGCCTGGTGACGATCGAGGACCTGATCGAAGAGATCGTGGGTGAGATCCAGGACGAGTACGATGTTGAAGAGCCGTTGGTGCAGCAGATCGCGCCTGATACCTGGCTGGTCGATGCGCGGGTGCTGGTACACGACTTCAACGACGAAACCGGCCTGCAGCTGACGACTGGCGAGGGCGATACCCTGGGCGGCCTGGTCTATGAGCAGCTGGGACGCATTCCCAAACCGGGCGATAGGGTCGTCGTCGGCGAGGTGACCATCACGGTGCGCTCGGTGCGCGGCCTGCGCCCTGACAAACTCGAGATCGTGCACCGTCCCGTGGCCGATGAGGAACATTCGCTGGCCCAGGAGCTAGGCGATGCCCGACGTTGA